A part of bacterium genomic DNA contains:
- a CDS encoding T9SS type A sorting domain-containing protein: MRVLIFIVIAAGGITSGLWGRTLAVPEEYNSIGNAVNAALSGDTILVSAGLYEEALSIPAITLTIRGTQLLDSATTEFAILDPTGLPGSDTMSCAKLYGSSVTFEDFVFRNRWQMTEGRAGSSTGGIAGDTASREVIFRRCVFDSVHVGVARIPRMTFDHCRFVGSKVIAAYTLFTGKVYADGTWFDGATGSLVYSRRGGHIKDCLFTHRGTGYLFLGLGDSLVVDGCRFVGLSPQTGEALIIRPRCGSELRNCVFENLLVGHPVIVIQDSCFNQPKGWECAMKVTNNRFVNCGWGGFPEGQGGEMILVKCSEASTQGYIAYLDSNSVDSVGEVRGSASGFLIETSCTIKNTRFGNILPANKPQIFLNCLGGLDTIYVRGTDFSQDYDGITRGSLDGSVVDARWNWWGHESGPYHPENNPQGQGASVDDGIRFNPWLFSDPDTSTHGDTTESVGPEIDLVPEQFSIRAFPNPFNALTTLEIEVARAGEYEVVLYDVTGRIAANVFRGRIEHSQRLSVDAAGLASGVYFAQLTGQGDASALTKLLYLR; encoded by the coding sequence ATGAGAGTCTTAATCTTCATAGTTATTGCCGCAGGTGGTATAACGAGCGGACTCTGGGGGCGGACACTTGCTGTACCGGAGGAATACAACAGTATCGGAAATGCTGTCAATGCGGCGCTCAGCGGTGACACAATTCTCGTGTCGGCAGGACTGTATGAAGAAGCACTCTCCATTCCAGCAATTACGCTCACAATTCGTGGCACACAGTTGCTGGACTCGGCTACGACGGAGTTTGCAATATTAGATCCGACAGGGCTTCCGGGATCTGATACGATGTCTTGCGCAAAATTGTACGGCAGCAGCGTAACATTTGAAGATTTTGTGTTTCGCAATCGTTGGCAGATGACGGAAGGCCGCGCGGGTTCAAGCACAGGCGGAATCGCTGGCGATACCGCGTCGCGTGAAGTAATATTCCGCAGATGTGTGTTTGATTCGGTACATGTCGGCGTTGCCCGGATTCCGCGGATGACGTTCGACCATTGCCGGTTTGTGGGGTCGAAAGTGATTGCGGCCTACACATTGTTTACCGGGAAAGTCTATGCAGACGGGACATGGTTTGATGGTGCAACAGGCTCATTGGTGTATTCCCGCAGAGGAGGACACATCAAGGACTGTCTGTTCACGCATCGTGGCACGGGTTATTTGTTTCTGGGCCTGGGCGACAGTCTAGTCGTTGACGGCTGTCGTTTTGTCGGGTTGTCTCCACAAACAGGTGAAGCGTTAATAATCCGACCTCGCTGCGGCTCAGAGCTGCGGAACTGCGTTTTTGAGAATCTGCTTGTTGGCCATCCGGTTATTGTTATTCAGGACTCGTGCTTCAACCAGCCAAAAGGCTGGGAATGCGCGATGAAAGTGACCAACAATCGATTTGTGAATTGCGGATGGGGAGGATTCCCGGAAGGCCAAGGGGGAGAAATGATCCTGGTGAAATGCAGCGAAGCATCAACTCAGGGTTACATCGCATATCTGGACAGCAATAGCGTGGATTCCGTTGGTGAAGTGAGGGGATCCGCCTCCGGATTCCTAATTGAGACATCATGCACAATCAAGAATACCCGGTTTGGCAACATACTTCCGGCAAACAAACCACAAATCTTCCTTAACTGCCTTGGCGGCCTGGACACCATTTACGTGCGGGGAACAGATTTTTCGCAGGACTATGACGGGATAACTCGCGGTTCACTTGACGGGTCTGTCGTCGACGCCCGTTGGAACTGGTGGGGACACGAGAGCGGGCCGTATCATCCGGAGAACAATCCGCAAGGACAAGGGGCAAGTGTTGATGACGGAATCCGGTTCAATCCGTGGCTGTTTTCTGACCCGGATACCTCAACTCACGGGGACACAACCGAGTCAGTTGGACCTGAGATTGATCTTGTACCGGAGCAATTTTCGATTCGCGCATTTCCGAATCCGTTCAATGCGCTGACAACACTTGAGATTGAGGTTGCGCGGGCAGGTGAATATGAAGTGGTGTTGTATGATGTGACGGGAAGAATTGCCGCGAACGTTTTCAGAGGGAGAATTGAGCATTCACAACGACTGAGTGTGGATGCGGCGGGGTTAGCGAGCGGAGTTTATTTTGCACAGTTGACCGGACAGGGCGATGCATCCGCCTTGACCAAACTTTTGTATTTGCGATAG
- a CDS encoding T9SS type A sorting domain-containing protein, producing the protein MRSATCLLIIGHLIALPAFSEVLRVPSVYGTIQFALSNVSDGDTILVAPGIYVESLTTPPRVFTLKSEVRLDSSSTQFAVLDPTDVPGSDTLASLTLTGGRVFIEDMVIRNRSGMTDGRPSSISGGVVGDTAVHEISATRCLFDSVAGGISQCDRITLRGCRFIGSKGSAVFTGLWRGKLFAYDTWFDGANGGLVTSGRGCEIKNCLFTQRGELSMFVGLGDSLYIENCRFVGLDTMRFNAVQLRPRCGSTIRDCVFENIVINGGNALWVTDTCFNQPKDWECVFKIINNRFVNCGSSIGGVQNGGEPIYIQCSEGSSQGFIALLDSNRIDSTGSVRGHASGILLRASAVIRNTTFGDVLPHGKPQVAIYNRSLNDTVYLRFNSFSQDFSGVDYFLAGNTLVDARWNWWGHESGPYHPQNNPQGQGASVDDGIRFNPWLLSDPDTSTHGDTTESVGPEIDFAPEQFSIRAFPNPFNAVTTLEIEVARAGEYEVVLYDVTGRVAANVFRGRIEHSQRLSVDAAGLSSGVYFARLSGSEGALAVGKVLLLK; encoded by the coding sequence ATGAGAAGCGCAACTTGTTTACTCATCATTGGCCATCTGATTGCACTACCGGCTTTCAGTGAAGTGCTACGCGTACCTTCTGTATATGGAACCATTCAGTTCGCGCTATCAAATGTGAGCGATGGGGATACAATTCTTGTCGCGCCGGGGATATATGTAGAATCGCTGACCACGCCGCCTCGAGTCTTCACATTGAAAAGCGAAGTCCGATTGGATTCAAGCTCGACACAGTTTGCAGTGTTAGACCCGACAGATGTCCCGGGGTCTGACACTTTGGCAAGCCTTACATTAACCGGAGGTCGCGTGTTCATAGAGGACATGGTCATTCGCAACCGTAGTGGAATGACGGACGGTAGGCCAAGCAGCATTTCAGGCGGTGTCGTCGGTGATACGGCAGTGCACGAGATATCGGCGACAAGGTGTCTTTTCGATTCTGTGGCAGGCGGGATTTCGCAATGTGATAGAATTACACTGCGAGGGTGCCGATTTATCGGTTCCAAAGGCAGCGCAGTGTTTACCGGACTATGGCGCGGCAAACTATTCGCCTATGATACCTGGTTTGATGGAGCGAATGGGGGGCTGGTTACAAGCGGACGCGGCTGTGAGATAAAAAATTGTTTGTTTACTCAGCGCGGCGAACTTTCAATGTTTGTCGGTCTTGGTGACAGTCTGTATATCGAGAATTGCAGATTTGTCGGACTTGATACCATGCGTTTCAATGCTGTGCAATTGCGTCCTCGTTGCGGATCCACCATTCGCGATTGCGTGTTCGAAAACATCGTAATCAACGGTGGAAACGCTTTATGGGTAACGGACACATGTTTCAATCAGCCCAAAGACTGGGAGTGTGTGTTTAAGATTATAAATAATCGCTTTGTAAACTGTGGTTCATCAATTGGCGGTGTACAAAACGGCGGAGAGCCGATCTACATTCAATGTTCTGAAGGTTCCAGCCAGGGCTTTATCGCATTGCTTGATAGTAATCGCATTGATTCGACCGGAAGCGTCCGTGGTCATGCATCTGGCATTCTTCTACGAGCATCCGCAGTAATACGAAATACGACTTTCGGGGACGTATTGCCGCATGGCAAACCGCAAGTTGCAATCTACAACCGATCACTAAACGACACGGTGTACCTGCGGTTCAACTCTTTTTCGCAAGACTTCAGCGGAGTAGATTACTTTCTGGCCGGTAATACGCTCGTTGACGCCCGTTGGAACTGGTGGGGACACGAGAGCGGGCCGTATCATCCTCAGAACAACCCGCAAGGACAAGGGGCAAGTGTTGATGACGGAATCCGGTTCAATCCGTGGCTGTTGTCTGACCCGGATACCTCAACTCACGGGGACACAACCGAGTCAGTTGGACCTGAGATTGATTTTGCACCGGAGCAATTTTCGATCCGGGCATTCCCGAATCCGTTCAATGCGGTGACGACACTTGAGATTGAGGTTGCGCGGGCGGGTGAATATGAAGTGGTGTTGTATGATGTGACGGGGAGAGTTGCGGCAAATGTTTTCAGAGGGAGAATTGAGCATTCACAACGACTGAGTGTGGATGCGGCGGGGTTGTCGAGTGGAGTTTATTTTGCCAGATTAAGCGGAAGTGAGGGAGCGCTTGCCGTTGGAAAGGTTTTGTTGTTAAAGTGA
- a CDS encoding sigma-54-dependent Fis family transcriptional regulator, translated as MNQLGPVFAEGMDVLWVLTNGLWKRETRNMPEPTLLIVDEETSAIERFTRSLRGEGGYRVLHETNPGNVLNRLETENVDVVLCDVDLKGASGISLIGDIRSRHLRLPVVIYSDSDDSERIVEAMENGATNYVSQPMEPRLLARTVDAALSNLRLAGEVEKLKRRLGGDHKLGGLVGRSAAMHKVFDAIRDVAAVDTTVLIRAETGAGKELVARALHFEGPRADKPFIKVNCAALPETLLESELFGHEKGAFTDAKQTRIGKFEAANGGTIFLDEIGELSLSTQVKLLNVLQDREIERLGGNRKIPVNIRVVTATNRDLERMIQEGRFRMDLYYRLNVVPITIPPLRERKEDIPMLCAHFLDKIGGRLQKGNFTMTDDAMALMLSHPWPGNVRELENVIERAILASNSTTITATTLQFLKQPFTTTENNSFTPVSVNYPVNTPNGNSVVTAAPAAPENLMSLGPLKQAVRNFEKQFIENAMIAANGHVIKASRMLQIDRTTLWKKAKELGIDLHPADE; from the coding sequence ATGAATCAGCTCGGCCCAGTCTTTGCCGAGGGCATGGATGTACTGTGGGTGCTAACGAATGGATTATGGAAACGGGAGACCCGGAATATGCCGGAACCAACGCTTTTGATTGTCGACGAGGAAACCTCCGCCATCGAGCGCTTTACGCGTTCCCTGCGCGGAGAAGGGGGATATCGTGTGCTCCACGAAACTAACCCCGGGAATGTACTGAACAGGCTCGAAACCGAAAATGTTGACGTCGTGCTCTGCGATGTCGACCTCAAGGGGGCATCCGGAATCTCGCTTATCGGAGACATCCGCTCCCGACACTTGAGATTGCCCGTAGTCATCTATTCCGATTCCGATGACTCCGAGCGAATTGTCGAGGCTATGGAGAACGGCGCGACCAACTACGTCTCGCAGCCCATGGAGCCCCGGCTTCTCGCCCGAACAGTCGATGCCGCGCTCTCGAACCTTCGCCTCGCCGGCGAAGTCGAAAAACTCAAGCGTCGGCTCGGCGGGGATCACAAGCTCGGCGGCTTGGTGGGACGCTCAGCCGCCATGCACAAAGTCTTTGATGCGATCCGCGATGTGGCTGCGGTGGACACCACGGTCCTTATCCGGGCTGAAACCGGTGCCGGTAAGGAACTCGTCGCTCGTGCACTGCACTTCGAAGGTCCGCGCGCCGACAAGCCCTTTATCAAGGTCAATTGCGCGGCATTGCCCGAAACCCTGCTCGAATCTGAACTCTTCGGACATGAAAAGGGTGCTTTCACCGATGCCAAGCAGACCCGCATCGGAAAGTTTGAAGCGGCCAACGGCGGCACCATCTTCCTGGACGAAATCGGCGAACTCTCGCTCTCGACGCAGGTCAAATTGCTCAATGTCCTGCAGGACCGAGAAATCGAACGACTCGGCGGGAATCGCAAAATTCCCGTTAACATTCGCGTCGTGACGGCTACCAACCGCGACCTCGAACGAATGATTCAGGAAGGCCGTTTCCGCATGGATCTTTACTACCGGCTGAACGTCGTGCCCATCACGATTCCGCCGCTGCGCGAACGCAAGGAAGATATCCCCATGCTTTGTGCACACTTCCTTGACAAAATCGGCGGACGGCTGCAAAAGGGCAACTTCACCATGACGGATGATGCTATGGCGCTGATGCTTTCGCATCCGTGGCCCGGGAATGTCCGCGAACTCGAAAATGTTATCGAGCGGGCCATTCTCGCGTCGAACAGCACCACCATCACCGCCACGACGCTGCAATTCCTGAAGCAACCCTTCACGACCACCGAGAACAACAGCTTCACTCCGGTTTCTGTTAACTACCCCGTCAATACTCCAAACGGCAACAGCGTCGTGACGGCGGCACCTGCCGCTCCGGAGAATCTGATGAGTCTGGGACCGTTGAAACAGGCCGTGCGCAACTTTGAAAAACAGTTCATCGAGAATGCCATGATTGCCGCCAACGGCCATGTCATCAAGGCCTCGCGCATGCTGCAGATTGATCGCACGACTCTCTGGAAGAAAGCCAAAGAGCTGGGCATAGACCTGCATCCCGCAGACGAATAA
- a CDS encoding 4-hydroxy-tetrahydrodipicolinate synthase has translation MNFYTGLWIALVTPFKNGQIDEAALQNLVNGLASRGVDGFVPLGTTGEASCLSREERRRVIQLVLEASQGISVAPGCGTNSTEQTIEQVNEAKELGAQGAMVITPYYNKPTQEGLYQHFAAVHEATELPLLLYNVPGRTSVNMLPETVERLADFKRVCAIKEASGNLEQISETTARVEGRMTVLSGDDGLTLPVMAVGGVGVVSVVGNVAPDLMKGLIKAYDRRDTDSALLLHHTLAPIAKAMFLETNPGPVKYALHAMGKIANEFRLPMVPVKKETEGKIRAAIAAYLENPNVA, from the coding sequence ATGAACTTCTATACAGGATTATGGATAGCCTTGGTGACACCGTTCAAAAACGGTCAAATTGACGAGGCTGCCCTGCAAAATTTGGTCAATGGTCTTGCAAGTCGCGGTGTGGACGGATTCGTGCCTCTGGGGACGACAGGGGAGGCCTCATGCCTCTCCCGGGAAGAACGGCGGCGGGTCATCCAGCTGGTGTTAGAAGCATCTCAGGGGATTTCCGTGGCACCGGGATGCGGGACAAATTCAACCGAGCAGACAATTGAGCAGGTGAACGAAGCCAAGGAGCTGGGGGCACAAGGGGCGATGGTGATTACACCGTATTACAATAAGCCGACGCAGGAGGGACTGTATCAGCATTTTGCGGCGGTGCATGAGGCCACGGAGCTTCCGCTGCTGCTTTATAATGTGCCGGGCCGGACCAGCGTGAACATGCTGCCGGAGACGGTCGAGCGGCTGGCCGACTTCAAGCGAGTGTGCGCCATCAAGGAAGCAAGCGGCAATTTGGAGCAGATAAGTGAGACGACGGCGCGGGTCGAGGGCCGGATGACAGTGCTGTCGGGTGACGACGGTCTGACGTTGCCTGTGATGGCGGTCGGCGGGGTGGGTGTCGTGTCGGTGGTGGGGAATGTGGCTCCAGACCTGATGAAGGGGTTAATCAAAGCGTACGACCGCCGGGACACGGATTCGGCACTCCTGCTGCATCACACTCTGGCACCGATTGCCAAGGCGATGTTCCTTGAAACGAATCCCGGTCCCGTAAAATACGCTCTGCATGCGATGGGCAAGATTGCCAACGAGTTCAGACTGCCGATGGTGCCCGTGAAGAAGGAGACGGAAGGCAAGATTCGCGCGGCGATTGCGGCGTATCTGGAGAATCCGAATGTCGCGTGA
- a CDS encoding 4-hydroxy-tetrahydrodipicolinate reductase: MSREPIHIALFGAAGRMGKVLLHEARLFPGLKITHAFDPAGAGQYFDDLLIEPKCYGVHNHVKVAVDFSTAASVIENVQCCQKAKVNYVCGVTGVPENVKKELREAAKSIAVLHAPNMSPGMNVLFALVAEAAAALPGYEVYLSEAHHTKKVDAPSGTAIRIAEIIEDTVGKKPEVFSLRVGDVVGEHTLVLGGHGERLEITHRADSRAVFAHGALRAAEWLADQPAGFYGMGDVLGL, from the coding sequence ATGTCGCGTGAGCCGATTCACATCGCGTTGTTCGGCGCAGCAGGCCGAATGGGGAAGGTACTTCTGCATGAGGCGCGGTTATTCCCGGGTCTCAAGATCACGCATGCATTTGACCCGGCGGGAGCAGGGCAGTATTTCGATGATTTGTTGATTGAACCGAAGTGCTACGGCGTGCATAATCATGTGAAGGTGGCTGTCGATTTTTCGACGGCGGCCTCGGTGATTGAAAATGTGCAGTGCTGTCAGAAAGCGAAAGTGAATTACGTCTGCGGCGTGACGGGCGTGCCGGAAAATGTTAAGAAGGAATTACGCGAAGCTGCAAAGAGTATTGCGGTCTTGCATGCGCCGAATATGTCACCCGGGATGAACGTGCTGTTTGCGCTGGTGGCGGAAGCGGCGGCGGCGCTGCCCGGGTATGAAGTGTATTTGTCGGAAGCGCATCACACGAAAAAGGTGGATGCTCCATCGGGAACGGCAATTCGGATAGCTGAGATCATCGAAGATACGGTTGGCAAGAAGCCTGAGGTGTTTTCACTTAGAGTTGGAGACGTTGTGGGTGAGCATACGCTCGTGCTCGGTGGACATGGCGAGCGATTGGAGATAACTCATCGTGCCGACTCGCGCGCGGTATTTGCGCATGGAGCGTTGCGCGCGGCGGAATGGCTGGCGGACCAGCCTGCGGGGTTTTACGGGATGGGGGATGTGTTGGGTCTATGA
- a CDS encoding endonuclease domain-containing protein, producing MRDFDKVKWKTWQRAREFRRDRTEAERLLWYKLRTEQLGVKFRRQHAIGEYIVDFICIERKLIVEVDGPTHAEIERQLHDARRTDFLESLGYRVIRVTNLQVKESMPYVLETILDALKRK from the coding sequence GTGAGAGACTTCGACAAAGTTAAGTGGAAAACCTGGCAGCGTGCGCGCGAGTTCCGACGAGATCGAACTGAAGCGGAAAGACTGCTTTGGTACAAGCTGCGAACTGAGCAGCTCGGTGTGAAGTTTCGACGACAGCATGCCATCGGTGAGTACATTGTTGATTTCATCTGTATAGAGCGGAAGTTGATTGTGGAAGTAGATGGCCCAACGCATGCTGAGATAGAGCGACAGTTGCACGATGCGCGACGAACGGATTTTCTGGAGTCATTAGGTTATCGAGTTATTCGAGTTACTAATTTACAAGTTAAGGAGAGCATGCCCTATGTTCTCGAAACTATTCTTGATGCGCTCAAACGTAAATAA
- a CDS encoding choice-of-anchor D domain-containing protein yields MILASSAFAQPFPPDSVWTFSFDDGGDEYFYDAIEVEDGFLLCGEAREWNALAGDGIIVKLNRDGELVWERRYGQSQRERFPAIVKRGPNDYLLGCERLSANGESSRLLVYEIDDFGNVNVTFWHELGQVEAYPVRMGGMSVPGSHNFATSYSLELFQGERMFALEISDRVGNSQIRYYSTGALNENSGHTLIDSTTFESVLFGKTRAGTADDSDGLLEYDDGISAAHGGAGDDGFLGARLDAMQSRVVATGFTTLDGSGSDLWVTATGLHRPDSVIWSRHYGGLSYEDGVEIINASDSGFIIAGNFSSENINFEQSDYWLLKVDEDGDSVWSVVKGGDEADRCEGMIETENGFLLFGSSQSFAVPGWDGCAMLLAYVPDIAATPGSLNFGPVAVGLTATRTLGLINTGSNVLTVTEIQGSGDYSTAFTGPATVEIGDTLRVDILFTPQSVGNHVDTLRIFSNAISGVKTVRCLGAGTAANADEESLLPTEFKLHPPYPNPFNPTTTIAFDMPTTQSVALNLYDVSGRLVRELVQQEFAAGRQCVSIDGKEMASGIYFVSMVSGEFQAAQKLVLMK; encoded by the coding sequence TTGATTCTTGCATCGTCTGCGTTTGCTCAGCCGTTTCCGCCGGACTCGGTGTGGACGTTTTCATTTGATGATGGCGGGGATGAATATTTTTATGACGCGATTGAAGTTGAAGACGGTTTCTTGTTGTGCGGGGAAGCGCGGGAGTGGAATGCTCTGGCGGGGGACGGCATCATCGTAAAACTTAATCGTGATGGCGAATTGGTCTGGGAACGGCGCTACGGTCAGTCGCAGAGGGAACGATTTCCTGCGATTGTTAAGCGCGGCCCGAATGATTACCTATTAGGCTGCGAGAGATTAAGTGCAAACGGCGAATCATCACGGCTGCTAGTATATGAAATTGACGACTTTGGAAACGTGAATGTCACGTTCTGGCATGAGCTGGGGCAAGTTGAGGCTTATCCGGTGCGAATGGGCGGAATGAGCGTACCGGGCTCGCACAATTTTGCAACCTCATATTCGCTGGAGCTCTTTCAAGGCGAGCGGATGTTCGCACTTGAGATTTCCGACAGAGTCGGCAACTCGCAAATCCGCTATTACAGTACAGGCGCATTGAACGAGAACTCAGGTCATACGTTAATCGACTCCACAACTTTTGAATCGGTTTTGTTTGGCAAGACTCGGGCCGGAACCGCTGACGACTCTGACGGACTTCTTGAATATGACGATGGAATTTCCGCCGCCCATGGCGGCGCAGGAGATGACGGATTCCTAGGTGCGAGACTGGATGCGATGCAATCACGTGTCGTGGCGACCGGATTTACGACATTGGACGGTTCTGGCAGTGACTTGTGGGTTACCGCGACCGGCTTGCACCGCCCTGATTCCGTCATTTGGTCCCGCCACTATGGCGGCCTGTCCTATGAGGACGGCGTAGAGATTATTAACGCATCCGACTCCGGTTTCATCATTGCCGGGAATTTCTCATCTGAAAATATCAATTTTGAGCAGTCGGATTATTGGCTACTTAAAGTTGATGAAGATGGGGACAGTGTTTGGTCGGTGGTAAAGGGCGGGGATGAAGCGGATCGTTGTGAAGGGATGATTGAAACGGAAAACGGATTTTTGTTGTTTGGTTCGTCGCAATCGTTCGCCGTGCCGGGGTGGGACGGGTGTGCGATGCTGCTCGCTTATGTGCCGGACATTGCGGCGACACCGGGGAGTTTGAATTTCGGGCCGGTGGCGGTGGGCTTAACCGCGACGCGAACTTTGGGACTCATCAACACAGGGTCGAATGTGCTGACGGTGACGGAGATTCAAGGCAGCGGAGATTACTCAACAGCGTTTACAGGTCCTGCGACGGTGGAAATCGGAGACACATTGCGAGTTGACATTCTATTCACTCCGCAATCAGTCGGAAACCATGTGGACACGCTCCGCATTTTCAGCAACGCTATCTCAGGTGTCAAGACGGTTCGCTGTTTAGGTGCGGGAACGGCGGCGAACGCGGACGAGGAGAGTCTGCTTCCGACGGAGTTCAAACTGCATCCTCCCTACCCCAATCCGTTTAATCCGACGACGACGATTGCGTTTGACATGCCGACGACGCAAAGTGTCGCTCTGAATTTGTATGATGTCTCGGGCCGTCTCGTCAGAGAGCTTGTTCAACAGGAGTTTGCGGCAGGACGGCAGTGCGTGTCCATTGACGGCAAAGAGATGGCTTCGGGGATTTACTTCGTTTCAATGGTGTCCGGAGAATTTCAGGCTGCGCAGAAATTGGTGCTTATGAAATGA
- a CDS encoding SpoIID/LytB domain-containing protein, protein MNTQLQPTQPPVSVRVGLLEGYERVTFRYSGRYRIETRAGELLREADTSTLKWRVLREKSTPTKFLYSVLVASFTTREEAMSLAEQFEERGLQAVMRQIGGPIEIDGQIIGDNTLYRVQVGNFQVEEDARHLLAKLELDYAPRLVREVLTQSHGKLELFDQSLEQHFESTDGFRIVPEDAESRLTILGVRMNSGFAYEPTEDRTYEGEIEFYVDHEGEIAALTEIPIDVYLRGVVATEMPVDYPEEALRAQAIASRSLVIATKSIKHLNDPFELCAHVHCQVYSGVTYENPTVTKAVTDTRGQILFHNGAVVDAHYSKVCGGHTEDVQATWMTPPIYAGKGVPCDCTAEMEVPDLTTENGARRWIQSRPSACCNLDGVDLPVSRAYGRRHFRWETTLLRSELEEIILTKTGVDIGMLYDILPIRRGRSGRLMEVEVLGSLANLRIKRELRIRRQLSHTALESSAFLVEVLTDSSGNPMELIFTGAGWGHGVGMCQAGAARMAGNGRSAEEILQHYYQACVIQKKY, encoded by the coding sequence TTGAACACGCAACTTCAACCCACTCAACCTCCAGTTAGTGTCCGCGTCGGACTTTTGGAGGGCTACGAACGGGTCACCTTCAGGTATTCCGGCCGCTACCGGATAGAGACGCGCGCGGGGGAACTGTTGCGCGAAGCGGACACATCCACTTTGAAGTGGCGGGTACTGCGCGAGAAGAGTACACCGACGAAATTTCTGTACAGCGTGCTGGTGGCTTCATTCACGACACGTGAGGAAGCCATGTCGCTTGCCGAGCAGTTTGAAGAGCGGGGCTTGCAGGCGGTGATGCGGCAGATTGGCGGCCCGATTGAAATTGACGGTCAGATTATCGGGGACAATACGCTCTATCGTGTGCAGGTTGGCAATTTTCAAGTTGAAGAGGATGCACGGCATCTGCTGGCAAAGTTGGAGCTGGATTACGCGCCGCGGCTGGTACGCGAAGTTCTGACGCAATCACACGGCAAGCTTGAGCTGTTTGACCAGAGTTTGGAACAGCACTTCGAGAGCACGGACGGTTTTAGGATTGTGCCGGAGGACGCGGAGTCGCGGCTGACGATTCTTGGTGTGCGGATGAATTCCGGGTTTGCCTATGAGCCGACGGAGGACCGGACGTATGAGGGCGAGATCGAGTTTTATGTTGACCACGAAGGGGAAATCGCGGCGCTGACGGAAATACCGATTGACGTTTATCTGCGCGGTGTAGTGGCGACGGAGATGCCGGTGGATTATCCTGAAGAAGCGCTGCGGGCTCAGGCAATCGCATCGCGCAGTCTGGTCATCGCGACGAAATCCATCAAACATTTGAACGATCCGTTCGAACTGTGCGCACATGTTCATTGTCAAGTTTACAGCGGCGTGACGTATGAGAATCCGACGGTGACGAAGGCCGTGACGGATACACGGGGGCAGATTCTTTTTCACAACGGAGCGGTTGTTGACGCACACTATTCGAAGGTCTGCGGAGGCCATACGGAGGACGTGCAGGCAACATGGATGACACCGCCGATTTATGCGGGCAAGGGTGTTCCCTGTGATTGCACGGCCGAGATGGAAGTACCGGACTTGACCACGGAGAACGGCGCACGAAGATGGATTCAGTCGCGGCCGAGCGCATGCTGCAATCTGGACGGAGTGGATTTGCCGGTTTCACGGGCCTACGGCCGCAGGCATTTCCGCTGGGAGACGACGCTGCTGCGCTCCGAGCTTGAGGAGATTATTTTGACCAAGACCGGAGTGGACATCGGGATGCTCTATGACATCCTGCCGATACGGCGCGGACGCAGCGGACGGTTGATGGAAGTGGAAGTTTTGGGTTCACTGGCCAATTTGCGAATTAAGCGAGAATTGCGGATACGGAGGCAGCTTTCCCACACGGCTCTCGAGAGTTCGGCGTTCCTGGTGGAAGTGCTGACCGACTCGTCAGGAAATCCGATGGAGTTGATTTTCACGGGAGCGGGATGGGGACATGGTGTGGGCATGTGTCAAGCCGGTGCGGCACGGATGGCCGGCAATGGCAGGAGTGCGGAGGAGATTCTTCAGCACTACTATCAAGCGTGCGTCATCCAGAAGAAGTATTGA